A DNA window from Patescibacteria group bacterium contains the following coding sequences:
- a CDS encoding ROK family protein, with the protein MDEIILGVDIGATKTNVVLFDKNEKKVVWSNTVPTDKTNKQNFLKNLFNLIELSKKEHKFSSIGVAVAAIVDVKTGKIIKSPNIVKIIDGLNLASLLQNKFKVPVKVQNDADCFSVAESKVGTGKKYENFVGVTLGSGIGCGIIINGEIYNGKIGESAGECGHMIIDSKSKNGSFEDLASGKFIKRVYGKSGEVLFFDAKNGKAGAMKVCREFGENLGIGLSNIINMMNPEAIIIGGGIAEAIKLILPSIKENIKKYVMLPKAKNTPIIISKLGNNAPAIGAALLFE; encoded by the coding sequence ATGGATGAAATAATTTTAGGCGTAGATATTGGGGCGACGAAAACTAATGTCGTTCTATTTGATAAAAACGAAAAGAAAGTTGTTTGGAGTAATACAGTCCCTACTGATAAGACAAATAAGCAAAATTTTCTTAAAAATCTTTTTAATCTTATAGAGTTAAGTAAAAAAGAGCATAAATTTTCAAGTATCGGGGTGGCAGTTGCCGCAATCGTTGATGTGAAAACTGGTAAAATAATTAAATCGCCTAATATTGTAAAGATTATTGACGGGCTTAATTTAGCCTCATTACTTCAGAATAAATTTAAAGTGCCTGTTAAGGTGCAAAATGATGCGGATTGTTTTTCTGTCGCGGAGAGCAAGGTTGGCACTGGGAAAAAGTATGAGAATTTTGTCGGTGTCACCTTGGGCTCCGGTATAGGTTGCGGAATTATTATAAATGGAGAAATTTATAACGGCAAGATTGGAGAAAGTGCCGGCGAATGCGGGCATATGATTATAGACAGTAAAAGTAAAAACGGTTCTTTTGAGGACTTGGCTTCAGGTAAATTTATAAAAAGAGTTTATGGCAAGAGTGGAGAAGTTCTTTTCTTTGATGCTAAGAACGGCAAAGCCGGAGCAATGAAAGTATGTAGAGAGTTCGGAGAGAATTTGGGCATAGGACTTTCAAATATTATAAATATGATGAACCCCGAGGCTATCATAATTGGCGGTGGTATAGCAGAAGCGATAAAGCTTATTTTACCTAGTATAAAGGAAAATATAAAAAAGTATGTTATGTTACCGAAAGCAAAAAATACTCCCATAATAATTTCTAAGCTGGGAAATAACGCT